Proteins from a genomic interval of Candidatus Babeliales bacterium:
- a CDS encoding transposase family protein: FSKGRIVHVSKPKQGSVHDFELHKTEPPIPKNTRAFVNSGYQGLDKLHHEIELPYKATKTKPLDAEEKEYNKALSRIRVKVENIIRDIKTFRILSDRYHNKRKWYNVKFNIIAGIVNLKNDFESV, translated from the coding sequence TTTTCCAAAGGTCGCATTGTTCATGTCTCAAAACCAAAACAAGGCTCGGTTCATGACTTTGAGCTCCACAAAACAGAACCCCCTATCCCTAAGAATACAAGGGCTTTTGTAAATTCAGGGTATCAAGGGTTGGATAAACTTCATCATGAAATTGAATTGCCTTATAAGGCAACAAAAACGAAACCTCTTGACGCAGAGGAAAAAGAATACAACAAGGCTCTATCTCGCATTCGTGTTAAAGTCGAAAATATCATAAGAGACATCAAAACATTCAGGATTCTCTCAGATCGTTATCATAATAAACGGAAATGGTACAACGTAAAGTTCAATATTATTGCAGGAATT